One Heptranchias perlo isolate sHepPer1 chromosome 5, sHepPer1.hap1, whole genome shotgun sequence DNA window includes the following coding sequences:
- the LOC137321787 gene encoding transcription factor Sox-7-like: MATIMSPYSWTEGLDSPAGEGKSKAGLTAHESPGRNKAEPRIRRPMNAFMVWAKDERKKLAIQNPDLHNAELSKMLGKSWKALTPSQKRPFVEEAERLRVQHMQDHPNYKYRPRRKKQIKRLCKRVDPSFLLNNFPHDQSPVHGGRICRGPLEEEEDKGYRPASRLPAISRFRETQTTNSNFDNYGLPTPEMSPLDVIDADHSFFPPQCTEDSPSQMNGVMYRSEYSQSPIQCGHLSQISIPQNRSTMMHPAASHPPPPPYYDRIQHPAFQSMNSSTSVQLSPPHDHHHLDNLEHISQAELLGEVDRNEFDQYLNTSSHLNQAGMVINAHLPDVSPSGGTSSERSLISVLADATAAYYNSYSGS, encoded by the exons ATGGCTACAATAATGAGCCCGTACTCATGGACAGAGGGTTTGGACTCTCCTGCTGGGGAAGGAAAGTCCAAGGCTGGGCTCACAGCTCACGAATCTCCAGGCAGGAACAAAGCTGAGCCACGAATCCGGAGACCCATGAATGCCTTCATGGTCTGGGCTAAGGACGAGAGGAAAAAACTAGCAATCCAAAACCCTGATCTACACAATGCAGAGCTCAGCAAAATGCTGG GCAAATCATGGAAAGCGCTCACTCCTTCACAGAAGAGGCCTTTTGTGGAAGAAGCTGAAAGATTGCGAGTCCAGCACATGCAGGATCATCCCAATTACAAATACAGGCCTCGGAGGAAAAAACAGATCAAACGTCTCTGCAAACGTGTAGATCCCAGCTTCCTGCTCAACAACTTCCCCCATGATCAGTCTCCTGTCCATGGTGGAAGAATCTGTAGGGGACcactggaggaagaagaggataaAGGCTATCGACCAGCCTCAAGACTTCCTGCAATCAGCAGATTCAGGGAAAcacagaccacaaacagcaattttgaCAACTACGGGCTACCTACCCCTGAGATGTCCCCTCTAGATGTGATTGATGCTGACCACAGTTTCTTTCCACCTCAGTGTACAGAAGATTCTCCTTCTCAGATGAATGGAGTAATGTATCGTTCAGAATACAGTCAAAGCCCTATCCAATGTGGACATCTCAGTCAGATCTCAATCCCACAAAATAGATCTACTATGATGCACCCTGCAGCCAGccatcctccaccacccccttattATGACCGGATCCAGCATCCAGCCTTCCAGTCCATGAACTCAAGCACATCAGTCCAGCTTTCTCCCCCTCATGACCACCATCATCTAGATAACCTAGAACACATCAGTCAGGCTGAGCTTTTAGGAGAAGTGGACCGCAATGAGTTTGATCAATATTTGAACACCTCCAGTCATCTAAATCAAGCTGGGATGGTAATTAATGCACATTTACCTGACGTCAGTCCATCAGGAGGCACAAGTTCAGAGAGGAGCCTTATATCTGTATTAGCAGATGCTACTGCAGCGTATTACAATAGCTACAGTGGCTCCTAG